The proteins below are encoded in one region of Candidatus Obscuribacter sp.:
- a CDS encoding tetratricopeptide repeat protein, producing the protein MRLINTALPALLALSFVVSTGSAWADRWEKYPGRGNRADWEKSWAIVRKDAYPRTEKGDWKGAMPLLERAIKIYPGDSFYHFLLAMALSNTGNKAAAIPEFEKAMTLDPSDDHCPYYLALIYDEQKNFKKSKELYEKAIKASPANPEPWAGLAMATMEVDGAKKALEVYARAKKMGIKDPMLYHNAGCIQLASFKNYKEAEINFRDALKIEPKLYQSKAGLGETLLRNGSYREALKVLQEASRMPEAKDPKRAKELNGYIKECKIKLAPKKKKKKKAVVKPGALAPAAAPATSAPAPAQ; encoded by the coding sequence TTGCGTCTTATAAATACAGCGTTACCAGCTTTGCTTGCACTCTCATTTGTTGTATCGACTGGCTCAGCCTGGGCTGATCGCTGGGAAAAGTACCCCGGTAGGGGCAACCGTGCAGATTGGGAAAAATCATGGGCGATTGTGCGCAAAGATGCTTATCCTCGCACCGAGAAGGGGGATTGGAAAGGCGCCATGCCGCTACTAGAGAGAGCGATCAAGATTTATCCAGGCGATAGCTTTTATCACTTTCTTTTAGCTATGGCACTGTCAAACACCGGTAACAAAGCAGCTGCAATACCAGAATTTGAAAAAGCGATGACGCTTGATCCCAGTGATGACCACTGTCCCTACTATCTGGCTCTTATTTACGATGAGCAAAAGAATTTCAAGAAATCAAAGGAACTTTACGAGAAGGCTATCAAAGCTAGTCCCGCCAACCCCGAGCCCTGGGCTGGTTTGGCTATGGCCACAATGGAAGTAGATGGCGCCAAAAAGGCGCTAGAAGTATACGCTCGCGCCAAAAAGATGGGCATCAAAGACCCAATGCTCTATCACAACGCCGGCTGTATTCAGCTAGCTAGTTTTAAGAACTACAAAGAAGCAGAAATCAACTTTAGAGACGCTCTCAAAATTGAGCCCAAGCTATATCAATCAAAAGCTGGTCTGGGTGAGACTTTGTTGCGCAATGGCTCTTACCGTGAGGCTCTCAAAGTCTTACAAGAAGCCTCGCGTATGCCAGAAGCAAAAGATCCTAAACGCGCTAAAGAGCTAAATGGCTATATCAAAGAGTGCAAGATCAAACTTGCTCCCAAGAAGAAAAAGAAAAAGAAAGCGGTTGTTAAACCCGGAGCTTTAGCTCCAGCCGCTGCTCCAGCCACTTCAGCTCCGGCACCGGCTCAGTAA